A window from Schistocerca gregaria isolate iqSchGreg1 chromosome 8, iqSchGreg1.2, whole genome shotgun sequence encodes these proteins:
- the LOC126285112 gene encoding uncharacterized protein LOC126285112, with translation MASYLLKCAEIYFELLPIDVRKLAYHCRVQLNAKNIPPPWHQNNMAGTDWFQNFMPRNPQLSLRIPEATSLSRATSFNKTNVNSFFPIYQRLLQKYQFNASRIWNIDETGVTVVQNSNKIVAARGQKQMGAITSAERGTLVTLTSGSNDAGNFIPPTFIVPRLKYSEMFIRAGPPDCIGAGNCSRWMTKKEFIIFVDHFIKHTKPIKEEPVLLLLDNHSSHVNIGVVEKAKENNVIMLSFPPHCSHNLQPLDVGVYGPFKNYINTAQTAWMHNNPGETMTIYDIPGIVNESLPLALNLANIMSGFKASGVWPLNADIFQDSNFVPSYVTDRPDPTQEPDFVNVTENLSLNLENPELLDSAPELDISTTEIISQIETANEPTPSCSSQQKAFSPWKIGPLPKAPPRKTNTNSRRKRKSTVLTKGL, from the coding sequence ATGGCTTCCTACCTACTCAAGTGCGCCGAAATATATTTTGAACTACTTCCTATAGATGTAAGGAAACTAGCTTACCATTGCCGTGTGCAGCTTAATGCTAAAAACATTCCTCCTCCTTGGCATCAAAATAACATGGCTGGTACTGACTGGTTCCAAAATTTTATGCCCAGAAATCCACAGTTATCTTTAAGGATACCAGAAGCGACGTCTttaagtcgagcgacgtcgttcaaTAAGACTAACGTTAATTCATTCTTTCCAATATATCAACGACTTCTCCAAAAATATCAGTTTAATGCTTCTCGGATATGGAACATTGATGAAACAGGGGTCACAGTGGTTCAAAACTCTAATAAAATAGTAGCTGCTCGTGGCCAAAAGCAAATGGGAGCTATCACATCGGCTGAGAGGGGAACTCTTGTAACACTTACTAGTGGCTCTAACGATGCAGGTAATTTTATCCCACCGACGTTCATTGTTCCCAGGCTCAAATATTCTGAAATGTTTATTCGTGCTGGACCTCCAGATTGCATTGGAGCTGGTAATTGCTCTCGATGGATGACCAAAAAAGAATTTATAATTTTTGTGGATCATTTTATCAAACACACAAAACCCATCAAGGAAGAGCCAGTTCTGTTGCTACTTGATAACCATAGCTCACACGTGAATATTGGAGTTGTTGAAAAAGCCAAAGAAAATAATGTCATCATGTTATCGTTTCCCCCACACTGCTCCCACAATTTGCAACCTTTAGACGTAGGAGTGTACGGTccttttaaaaattacataaatacggCACAGACAGCATGGATGCACAACAATCCGGGGGAAACGATGACAATATATGACATCCCAGGTATTGTGAATGAGTCGTTACCGCTTGCCTTAAACCTTGCTAATATTATGAGTGGATTTAAAGCTTCTGGTGTATGGCCTTTGAATGCTGATATTTTCCAAGACTCCAACTTTGTGCCATCTTATGTTACTGATCGTCCAGATCCTACACAAGAGCCAGATTTCGTAAATGTCACAGAAAATTTATCATTGAATCTTGAAAATCCAGAATTATTAGATTCTGCCCCTGAATTAGATATCAGCACCACGGAAATTATAAGCCAAATCGAAACTGCAAACGAACCAACTCCGAGTTGCTCCAGTCAACAAAAAGCTTTTTCGCCATGGAAGATTGGACCTCTACCAAAGGCGCCACCAAGAAAAACTAATACAAATAGCAGACGCAAAAGAAAATCTACAGTATTGACAAAAGGATTATGa